Proteins encoded together in one Catellatospora citrea window:
- a CDS encoding acyl-CoA thioesterase: MSEPITGQAAVDSLVELLDLAPVDDLVFRGQNPPIGPPRVYGGQVAAQALVAAGRTVETSRHVHSLHGYFVRAGNMAEPIDYHVEKIRDGRSFSVRRSVAMQRGKPIFLMSASFQVREEGLDHHDPAPVDVPGPDELPTMTDRLTPYPERLGIWKILPRPMDVRYVNEPGWVRPGKRVANDLQRVWMRLDGKLPDDPLLHACALTYLSDLTLLDAVLSVHGEVWGPGGVIGASLDHALWFHRPFRADEWFLYDCSSPSASGSRGLATGRMFTRDGRHIATASQEGLLRPVGA, from the coding sequence ATGAGCGAGCCCATCACCGGTCAGGCCGCCGTGGACAGCCTGGTCGAGCTGCTGGACCTGGCCCCGGTCGACGATCTCGTCTTCCGGGGCCAGAACCCGCCGATCGGGCCGCCGCGCGTCTACGGCGGCCAGGTCGCCGCGCAGGCCCTGGTCGCGGCGGGGCGCACCGTCGAGACGTCGCGCCACGTGCACTCGCTGCACGGCTACTTCGTCCGCGCCGGCAACATGGCCGAGCCGATCGACTACCACGTGGAGAAGATCCGCGACGGGCGCTCGTTCTCGGTGCGCCGCTCGGTGGCGATGCAGCGCGGCAAGCCGATCTTCCTGATGTCGGCCTCGTTCCAGGTGCGCGAGGAGGGCCTGGACCACCACGACCCGGCCCCGGTGGACGTGCCCGGCCCCGACGAGCTGCCGACCATGACCGACCGGTTGACGCCGTACCCGGAGCGCCTGGGCATCTGGAAGATCCTGCCCCGCCCCATGGACGTGCGCTACGTCAACGAGCCCGGCTGGGTGCGCCCCGGCAAGCGGGTCGCCAACGACCTGCAGCGGGTGTGGATGCGCCTGGACGGCAAGCTGCCCGACGACCCGCTCCTGCACGCCTGCGCCCTGACCTACCTCTCCGACCTGACCCTGCTCGACGCGGTCCTGTCGGTGCACGGCGAGGTCTGGGGCCCCGGCGGCGTCATCGGCGCCAGCCTCGACCACGCCCTCTGGTTCCACCGCCCCTTCCGCGCCGACGAGTGGTTCCTCTACGACTGCTCCAGCCCCTCCGCCTCCGGCAGCCGCGGCCTGGCCACCGGCCGCATGTTCACCCGCGACGGCCGCCACATAGCCACCGCCTCCCAAGAAGGCCTCCTCCGCCCCGTCGGCGCCTAA
- the pyk gene encoding pyruvate kinase, which produces MTRRAKIVCTLGPATWSPERLRGLVEAGMDVARMNFSHGSHADHEQAYLRVREVSAATGKAVATLADLQGPKIRLGKFADGPHEWRTGDSVVITSDDILGTADRVSCTYRKLPAEVKAGDRLLIDDGKVAVEVTAVTGPDIRCLVIEGGPVSNNKGVSLPNVAVSVPAMSEKDAEDLRFALALGVDLIALSFVRSPEDIKLVHAIMHEMGIVRPVIAKIEKPEAVDNLEAIVDAFDGLMVARGDLGVELPLDQVPLVQKRAVQLGREYAKPVIVATQMLDSMIENSRPTRAEASDVANAVLDGADAVMLSGETSVGKYPVLTVSTMAKIITTTEAGQIAVPRLQHDPRTRGGALTVAASQIARAVGAKALVAFTVTGDTVHRLARLHCELPLLAFTPEPAVRDQLALAWGVETFLMPFVHHTDDMFRQVDERLLSLGRANVGDYVVVVAGSPPGTPGSTNTLRVHQLGSLAMPQTLAQAAQPAQS; this is translated from the coding sequence GTGACACGCCGCGCAAAGATCGTCTGTACTCTCGGACCTGCCACCTGGTCCCCCGAGCGCCTCCGCGGGCTCGTCGAGGCCGGGATGGACGTCGCCCGCATGAACTTCAGCCACGGCTCCCACGCCGACCACGAGCAGGCCTACCTGCGGGTCCGTGAGGTGTCGGCCGCCACCGGCAAGGCTGTGGCGACGCTGGCCGACCTGCAGGGTCCGAAGATCAGACTTGGTAAGTTCGCGGACGGCCCCCACGAGTGGCGTACCGGTGACAGTGTTGTCATCACCAGCGACGACATCCTTGGCACGGCCGACCGGGTCTCCTGCACCTATCGGAAGCTGCCGGCCGAGGTCAAGGCCGGCGACCGCCTGCTCATCGACGACGGCAAAGTCGCCGTCGAGGTGACGGCCGTGACCGGACCGGACATCCGCTGCCTCGTCATCGAGGGCGGGCCGGTCTCCAACAACAAGGGCGTCTCACTGCCGAACGTGGCCGTGTCGGTGCCCGCCATGTCCGAGAAGGACGCCGAGGACCTGCGCTTCGCGCTGGCGCTGGGGGTCGACCTCATCGCGCTGTCGTTCGTGCGCTCGCCCGAGGACATCAAGCTGGTCCACGCGATCATGCACGAGATGGGCATCGTCCGCCCGGTCATCGCGAAGATCGAGAAGCCCGAGGCGGTCGACAACCTCGAGGCCATCGTGGACGCCTTCGACGGCCTCATGGTCGCCCGCGGCGACCTCGGCGTCGAGCTCCCCCTCGACCAGGTGCCCCTGGTGCAGAAGCGGGCCGTCCAGCTCGGACGCGAGTACGCCAAGCCGGTCATCGTGGCCACGCAGATGCTCGACTCCATGATCGAGAACTCGCGGCCCACCCGCGCCGAGGCCTCCGACGTCGCCAACGCCGTGCTCGACGGCGCGGACGCGGTGATGCTCTCCGGCGAGACCAGCGTCGGCAAGTACCCGGTGCTGACCGTCAGCACCATGGCGAAGATCATCACGACCACCGAGGCCGGGCAGATCGCCGTGCCGCGGCTGCAGCACGACCCGCGGACCCGCGGCGGCGCGCTCACCGTGGCGGCCTCGCAGATCGCCCGCGCCGTCGGCGCGAAGGCGCTGGTCGCGTTCACCGTCACCGGCGACACCGTGCACCGGCTCGCCCGCCTGCACTGCGAACTGCCGCTGCTGGCCTTCACCCCCGAACCCGCGGTGCGCGACCAGCTCGCGCTCGCCTGGGGCGTGGAGACCTTCCTGATGCCGTTCGTGCACCACACCGACGACATGTTCCGCCAGGTCGACGAGCGCCTGCTCAGCCTCGGCCGGGCCAACGTCGGCGACTACGTGGTGGTCGTCGCGGGCAGCCCGCCCGGCACCCCCGGCTCCACCAACACCCTGCGCGTGCACCAGCTCGGCTCGCTGGCCATGCCGCAGACCCTGGCCCAGGCGGCCCAGCCGGCCCAGAGCTAG
- a CDS encoding LLM class flavin-dependent oxidoreductase produces MRVSALILPVYPWREGRHIWREAEDLGFHAAYTYDHLSWRTFRDGPWFGAVPTLTAAAGATERLRLGTMVTSPNFRHPVTLAKDVMTLDDVSDGRVTIGIGAGGIGFDAAVLGQASWSTAERTERFEEFVPLLDRLLTDGDTTHHGKHYSAYEARMLPGCVQRPRAPIAVAATGPRGLALAARHGQAWITTGPARKGDETDPELLPGIIAGQLDGLARACATEGRDPAELSHILLTGFTREQPLASVQAFVDFAARYAALGIDEIVVHRPIPGTCFDPGQGVYEKLPAAVAAAFGG; encoded by the coding sequence ATGCGAGTCTCCGCGTTGATCCTGCCGGTGTACCCCTGGCGCGAAGGCCGCCACATCTGGCGGGAGGCCGAGGACCTCGGGTTCCACGCCGCCTACACCTACGACCACCTGTCCTGGCGTACGTTCCGCGACGGTCCCTGGTTCGGTGCGGTGCCGACGCTCACCGCCGCGGCCGGGGCCACCGAGCGGCTGCGGCTGGGCACCATGGTCACCTCGCCGAACTTCCGGCACCCGGTCACCCTCGCCAAGGACGTGATGACCCTCGACGACGTGTCCGACGGGCGCGTCACCATCGGCATCGGCGCGGGCGGGATCGGGTTCGACGCCGCGGTGCTGGGCCAGGCGTCGTGGTCCACGGCGGAGCGCACCGAGCGCTTCGAGGAGTTCGTGCCGCTGCTCGACCGGCTGCTCACCGACGGCGACACCACCCACCACGGCAAGCACTACTCGGCGTACGAGGCCCGCATGCTGCCCGGCTGCGTCCAGCGGCCACGGGCGCCGATCGCGGTCGCCGCCACCGGCCCGCGGGGGCTCGCGCTGGCGGCCCGGCACGGGCAGGCCTGGATCACCACCGGCCCGGCCCGCAAGGGCGACGAGACCGACCCTGAGCTGCTGCCCGGCATCATCGCCGGCCAGCTAGACGGGCTGGCGCGGGCGTGCGCCACGGAGGGCCGGGACCCGGCGGAACTGTCGCATATCCTGCTCACCGGCTTCACCCGGGAGCAGCCGCTGGCCTCGGTGCAGGCGTTCGTCGACTTCGCGGCCCGCTACGCCGCGCTCGGCATCGACGAGATCGTCGTGCACCGTCCGATTCCGGGCACCTGTTTCGACCCCGGCCAGGGCGTTTACGAGAAGCTGCCGGCCGCGGTGGCGGCGGCGTTCGGCGGTTGA
- a CDS encoding helix-turn-helix domain-containing protein, producing the protein MGDVSAAAGDRAQPDTEWGRYLRRMTRRPGWSVAKLARDSGIARQTIFDWIRDGGESVTVGSVRRVAEALGDDVVNALTAAANVAHRDADEEMTPILQSDLDPQAKAELVEYVTGLREAQRHARRTEITAMLNRPRRAAA; encoded by the coding sequence ATGGGCGACGTATCAGCGGCAGCGGGCGACAGAGCGCAGCCGGACACCGAGTGGGGCCGGTATCTGCGCCGCATGACGCGCCGCCCCGGCTGGTCGGTGGCGAAGCTCGCCCGCGACTCGGGCATCGCCCGGCAGACGATCTTCGACTGGATCCGGGACGGTGGGGAGTCGGTGACCGTCGGCTCGGTGCGCCGGGTCGCCGAGGCGCTCGGCGACGACGTGGTCAACGCCCTGACCGCGGCCGCCAACGTGGCCCACCGCGACGCCGACGAGGAGATGACGCCGATCCTGCAGTCCGACCTCGACCCGCAGGCCAAGGCCGAACTGGTCGAATACGTCACCGGCCTGCGCGAGGCCCAGCGCCACGCCCGCCGCACCGAGATCACCGCCATGCTCAACCGCCCGCGCAGGGCCGCGGCCTAG
- a CDS encoding sigma-70 family RNA polymerase sigma factor, whose amino-acid sequence MSPTAVTPEARTSLAGSVPEEQSYVWNLVERAQQGDTEAFGKIYAQYAPAVFRFIYFRVRHSPTAEDLTSDTFLRALKRIGSVRWQGRDFAAWLITIARHIVADYYKSGRYRFEISGEVLDFDQEEFSLDGAPDRVAMDHVNNLALLAAVKKLNPSQQRCIALRFLVGLSTAETAQSMGKSEGAVKALQCRAVRMLGRLLPDGFEEGRS is encoded by the coding sequence ATGAGCCCGACCGCAGTCACGCCGGAAGCCCGCACCAGCCTCGCCGGTTCGGTGCCCGAGGAGCAGTCGTACGTATGGAACCTGGTCGAACGAGCGCAGCAGGGCGACACCGAGGCGTTCGGGAAGATCTACGCGCAGTACGCCCCCGCGGTCTTCCGCTTCATCTACTTCCGGGTCCGGCACAGCCCCACCGCCGAGGACCTGACGTCCGACACCTTCCTGCGCGCCCTCAAGCGCATCGGCAGCGTGCGCTGGCAGGGCCGCGACTTCGCGGCCTGGCTGATCACCATCGCGCGCCACATCGTGGCCGACTACTACAAGTCGGGACGCTACCGCTTCGAGATCAGCGGCGAGGTCCTCGACTTCGACCAGGAGGAGTTCAGCCTCGACGGCGCTCCGGACCGGGTCGCCATGGACCACGTGAACAACCTCGCGCTGCTCGCGGCGGTCAAGAAGCTCAACCCGTCCCAGCAGCGCTGCATCGCGCTGCGCTTCCTGGTGGGACTGTCCACCGCGGAGACGGCGCAGTCGATGGGCAAGAGCGAGGGCGCGGTCAAGGCGCTGCAGTGCCGCGCGGTGCGGATGCTCGGCCGGCTGCTGCCGGACGGATTCGAGGAGGGCAGGTCATGA
- a CDS encoding helix-turn-helix domain-containing protein has protein sequence MSDTPTPVPRLPAHVREVAVRACAGDELTPRLVTALAAVYAAGLRDGAGVRAGRRDMMTPAEVLALLPVDRKTVKRWADRGLLRVTRTAGGHRRYLREDVAALLVKHGWVPR, from the coding sequence GTGTCTGACACCCCCACTCCCGTCCCCCGGCTGCCGGCACACGTACGCGAAGTGGCCGTGCGCGCCTGCGCCGGTGACGAGCTGACCCCGCGGCTGGTGACGGCGCTGGCCGCCGTCTACGCCGCGGGGCTGCGCGACGGGGCCGGTGTGCGTGCCGGCCGCCGCGACATGATGACCCCGGCCGAGGTGCTGGCACTGCTGCCGGTGGACCGCAAGACCGTCAAGCGCTGGGCCGACCGCGGCCTGCTGCGCGTCACCCGCACCGCCGGCGGGCACCGCCGGTATCTGCGCGAGGACGTCGCCGCCCTGCTGGTCAAGCACGGCTGGGTGCCACGCTGA
- a CDS encoding glutamate synthase subunit beta, with protein sequence MPDPNGFLRFGRRMPARRPVPVRIMDWREVYPSADDELIREQAGRCMDCGIPFCHEGCPLGNRIPDWNDLVRTGNWNAAIQSLHSTNNFPEFTGRLCPAPCEASCVLAIGDDAVTIKQVEVEIINRAYENGRVRPQPAVAPSGKTVAVVGSGPAGLAAAQQLARAGHAVTVYERDDAIGGLLRYGIPDFKLEKQHIDARVEQLLAEGVAFRTGVNVGVDVSAAQLRAEHDAVLLATGALAGRQTDTPGRELAGIHQAMAHLTQANVAVAGGPQPQITAAGKHVIIIGGGDTGADCLGVAHRQGAASVTQLDRYPQPPDARDEGRDPWPTWPWILRNYAAHEEGGDRVFSVAVQRFVGDEQGRVRAIVLVDVIVERIDGRGVVTEVAGTEREIPADLVLLAIGFEGTDAAEALAQLGLSRSARGTVECGPDWQTPTDGVFVAGDAHKGASLIVWAIAEGRSAAAAIHRYLGGAGSLPAPVEPSSRPLIPA encoded by the coding sequence GTGCCTGACCCCAATGGTTTCCTGCGTTTCGGCCGGCGGATGCCGGCCCGCCGGCCGGTGCCGGTGCGCATCATGGACTGGCGCGAGGTGTACCCCTCCGCCGACGACGAGCTGATCCGCGAGCAGGCGGGCCGCTGCATGGACTGCGGCATCCCGTTCTGCCACGAGGGCTGCCCCCTGGGCAACCGGATCCCGGACTGGAACGACCTGGTCCGCACCGGCAACTGGAACGCCGCGATCCAGTCGCTGCACAGCACGAACAACTTCCCGGAGTTCACCGGGCGGCTGTGCCCGGCGCCGTGCGAGGCGTCCTGCGTGCTGGCCATCGGCGACGATGCGGTCACCATCAAGCAGGTCGAGGTCGAGATCATCAACCGGGCGTACGAGAACGGCCGGGTCCGCCCGCAGCCGGCCGTCGCCCCGTCGGGCAAGACGGTGGCCGTGGTCGGCTCCGGCCCGGCCGGGCTGGCCGCCGCGCAGCAGCTGGCCCGTGCCGGTCACGCGGTCACCGTGTACGAGCGCGACGACGCGATCGGCGGCCTGCTGCGCTACGGGATCCCGGACTTCAAGCTGGAGAAGCAGCACATCGACGCCCGCGTCGAGCAGCTGCTGGCCGAGGGCGTGGCCTTCCGCACCGGTGTGAACGTCGGCGTGGACGTGTCCGCGGCCCAGCTGCGCGCCGAGCACGACGCGGTGCTGCTGGCCACCGGCGCGCTCGCCGGACGCCAGACCGACACGCCCGGCCGCGAGCTGGCCGGCATCCACCAGGCGATGGCCCACCTGACCCAGGCCAACGTGGCCGTCGCCGGGGGACCGCAGCCGCAGATCACCGCCGCCGGCAAGCACGTGATCATCATCGGTGGCGGCGACACCGGCGCGGACTGCCTGGGCGTGGCCCACCGGCAGGGCGCGGCGTCGGTGACTCAGCTCGACCGCTACCCGCAGCCGCCGGACGCGCGCGACGAGGGCCGGGACCCGTGGCCGACCTGGCCGTGGATCCTGCGCAACTACGCCGCGCACGAGGAGGGCGGCGACCGGGTGTTCTCGGTGGCCGTGCAGCGCTTCGTCGGCGACGAGCAGGGCCGCGTCCGCGCGATCGTGCTGGTCGACGTGATCGTCGAGCGGATCGACGGCCGGGGTGTGGTCACCGAGGTGGCCGGCACCGAGCGGGAGATCCCGGCCGACCTGGTGCTGCTGGCCATCGGCTTCGAGGGCACCGACGCCGCCGAGGCGCTGGCGCAGCTCGGCCTGTCCCGCAGCGCGCGGGGCACCGTCGAGTGCGGACCCGACTGGCAGACCCCCACCGACGGCGTCTTCGTCGCGGGTGACGCCCACAAGGGCGCGTCCCTGATCGTCTGGGCGATCGCCGAGGGCCGCAGCGCCGCCGCCGCCATCCACCGCTACCTCGGCGGCGCGGGCAGCCTGCCCGCCCCCGTCGAACCCTCCTCCCGCCCGCTCATCCCTGCCTGA
- the gltB gene encoding glutamate synthase large subunit, with amino-acid sequence MQPGKAAAPAATRTGTSAAPAAVGLYDPAFEHDSCGVAFVADVHGRRSHDVVARGLSALCRLDHRGARGAETTTGDGAGILLQVPDAFLREVVDFPLPPAGQYATGLVFLPVNGADEARALTVLEKYALVEGAQILGWRDVPVDAEGLGATADAARPRIRQVFLSAHSISAHRYGEALTGLELERVAYCVRKQTERETRERGVPLYFPSLSGRTITYKGMLTPDQLASFFPDLSDERVVSAIALVHSRFSTNTFPSWPLAHPYRFIAHNGEINTIRGNKNWMQAREALLSSPLLPGNLRRLFPICTPEASDSANFDEVLELLHLTGRSLPHAMLMMIPEAWENDPVMDPAKRAFYQFHASLMEPWDGPAAVAFTDGTVVGAVLDRNGLRPGRWWRTEDGLVVLGSEAGMIDLDPATVVAKGRLEPGRMFLVDTEQGRVISDEELKNDLAAAEPYTEWLHGGLMHLEGLPEREHIVYTHDSVQRRQQTFGYSEEELKILLAPMARVGGEPLGSMGTDTPISPLSSRPRLLYDYFHQIFAQVTNPPLDAIREEMVTSLASTIGPEGNLLDPGPTSCRQIVLPHPIIDNDELAKILSIDEDGNLPGFKAVRVSGLYPLRDGATGLRARLTEICRHVSEAIEDGVRILVLSDRDSTVDLAPIPSLLLTAAVHQHLVREQTRTQVALIVESGDCREVHHAAVLVGYGAAAINPYLAFESVEDLITTGILPNIAPEKAVRNVVKALGKGIQKIMSKMGISTVSSYCGAQVFEAVGLSSDLVERYFTGTPSRIQGIGLAEIHAEVTARHAVAYPTNPAEQSHRRLEVGGEYQWRREGEVHLFNPETVFLLQHATRSGQYDVFRRYTEKVDGLAAAAGSLRGLFRFAETTPIPIEEVEPAAEIVKRFATGAMSYGSISAEAHETLAIAMNRIGGKSNTGEGGEDVDRLYDPARRSAVKQVASGRFGVTTEYLVHADDIQIKMAQGAKPGEGGQLPGNKVWPWIAKTRHATPGVGLISPPPHHDIYSIEDLAQLVFDVKCVNPGARVHVKLVSEVGVGTVAAGVAKLKADVILISGHDGGTGASPLNSLKHAGTPWELGLAETQQTLLLNGLRDRVTVQVDGQLKTGRDVIVAALLGAEEFGFATAPLIVEGCIMMRVCHLDTCPVGIATQNPVLRERFTGKPEFVENFFWFLAEQVREQLAALGLRSIDEAVGRADLLDLAPATEHWKAHGLDLSPVLTVPSSPYGDAPRKVRDQDHGLEKSLDNTLLRHAEPALLNGAPVRFDVSVRNEHRSVGAMLGGEVVRRAGGAGLPDGTIDVTLHGTAGQSFGAFVPRGVTLRLLGDANDYAGKGLSGGRLIVRPDARSQFAAEDQIIAGNTLLYGATSGEVYLRGRVGQRFAVRNSGATAVVEGVGDHGCEYMTGGTVVVLGPTGRNFAAGMSGGAAFVLDLDPLLVNRELVDLGPVGEVEAEGLLEIVERHFQETGSAVAEKLLADWAGSVERFTAVIPRDYKRVIEAMRAAEAAGRDIDAAVMEVARA; translated from the coding sequence ATGCAGCCTGGTAAGGCGGCCGCACCGGCCGCGACCCGCACCGGCACCTCGGCCGCCCCCGCCGCGGTCGGTCTCTACGACCCGGCCTTCGAGCACGACTCCTGCGGCGTCGCCTTCGTGGCCGACGTGCACGGCCGCCGCAGCCATGACGTGGTGGCCCGCGGCCTGTCCGCGCTGTGCCGCCTCGACCACCGCGGCGCGCGTGGCGCCGAGACCACCACCGGTGACGGCGCGGGCATCCTGCTGCAGGTGCCCGACGCGTTCCTGCGCGAGGTGGTCGACTTCCCGCTGCCGCCCGCCGGCCAGTACGCCACCGGCCTGGTCTTCCTGCCGGTCAACGGCGCCGACGAGGCCCGCGCGCTGACCGTGCTGGAGAAGTACGCCCTGGTGGAGGGCGCGCAGATCCTCGGCTGGCGCGACGTGCCGGTGGACGCCGAGGGCCTCGGCGCGACCGCCGACGCCGCACGCCCGCGCATCCGGCAGGTGTTCCTCAGCGCGCACAGCATCAGCGCGCACCGCTACGGCGAGGCCCTGACCGGCCTGGAGCTGGAGCGCGTGGCCTACTGCGTGCGCAAGCAGACCGAACGGGAGACCCGCGAGCGCGGCGTCCCGCTGTACTTCCCGTCGCTGTCCGGGCGGACCATCACCTACAAGGGCATGCTCACACCCGACCAGCTGGCGTCGTTCTTCCCGGACCTGTCCGACGAGCGCGTGGTCAGCGCGATCGCGCTGGTGCACTCGCGGTTCTCCACGAACACCTTCCCGAGCTGGCCGCTGGCCCACCCGTACCGCTTCATCGCGCACAACGGCGAGATCAACACGATCCGCGGCAACAAGAACTGGATGCAGGCCCGCGAGGCGCTGCTGTCCAGCCCGCTGCTGCCGGGCAACCTGCGCCGGCTGTTCCCGATCTGCACGCCGGAGGCGTCCGACTCGGCGAACTTCGACGAGGTGCTGGAGCTGCTGCACCTGACCGGGCGCAGCCTGCCGCACGCGATGCTGATGATGATCCCCGAGGCGTGGGAGAACGACCCGGTGATGGACCCCGCGAAGCGGGCGTTCTACCAGTTCCACGCGAGCCTGATGGAGCCCTGGGACGGCCCGGCGGCGGTGGCCTTCACCGACGGCACGGTCGTCGGCGCGGTGCTCGACCGCAACGGCCTGCGCCCGGGACGCTGGTGGCGCACCGAGGACGGCCTGGTCGTGCTGGGCAGCGAGGCGGGCATGATCGACCTCGACCCGGCGACCGTGGTGGCCAAGGGCCGCCTGGAGCCGGGCCGGATGTTCCTGGTCGACACCGAACAGGGCCGGGTCATCTCCGACGAGGAGCTCAAGAACGACCTCGCCGCGGCCGAGCCGTACACGGAGTGGCTGCACGGCGGGCTGATGCACCTGGAGGGCCTGCCCGAGCGCGAGCACATCGTCTACACCCACGACTCGGTGCAGCGCCGCCAGCAGACCTTCGGCTACTCCGAGGAGGAGCTGAAGATCCTGCTCGCGCCGATGGCGCGGGTCGGCGGGGAGCCGCTGGGCTCGATGGGCACCGACACCCCGATCTCGCCGCTGTCGAGCCGGCCGCGGCTGCTCTACGACTACTTCCACCAGATCTTCGCGCAGGTCACCAACCCGCCGCTGGACGCGATCCGGGAGGAGATGGTCACCAGCCTCGCGTCGACCATCGGCCCCGAGGGCAACCTGCTGGACCCGGGCCCGACCAGCTGCCGGCAGATCGTGCTGCCGCACCCGATCATCGACAACGACGAGCTGGCCAAGATCCTCTCCATCGACGAGGACGGCAACCTGCCCGGCTTCAAGGCGGTGCGGGTCTCCGGCCTGTACCCGCTGCGCGACGGCGCGACCGGCCTGCGGGCCCGGCTGACCGAGATCTGCCGGCACGTGTCCGAGGCGATCGAGGACGGCGTGCGCATCCTGGTGCTGTCGGACCGCGACTCCACGGTCGACCTGGCCCCGATCCCGTCGCTGCTGCTCACCGCGGCGGTGCACCAGCACCTGGTGCGGGAGCAGACGCGCACCCAGGTCGCGCTGATCGTCGAGTCCGGCGACTGCCGCGAGGTGCACCACGCCGCCGTGCTGGTCGGCTACGGCGCGGCCGCGATCAACCCGTACCTGGCCTTCGAGAGCGTCGAGGACCTGATCACCACCGGCATCCTGCCGAACATCGCGCCCGAGAAGGCCGTGCGCAACGTCGTCAAGGCGCTGGGCAAGGGCATCCAGAAGATCATGTCCAAGATGGGCATCTCGACGGTGTCGTCGTACTGCGGCGCGCAGGTGTTCGAGGCGGTCGGCCTGTCGTCGGACCTGGTGGAGCGTTACTTCACCGGCACGCCGAGCCGCATCCAGGGCATCGGCCTGGCCGAGATCCACGCCGAGGTCACGGCGCGGCACGCGGTGGCGTACCCGACGAACCCGGCGGAGCAGTCGCACCGGCGGCTGGAGGTCGGCGGCGAGTACCAGTGGCGCCGCGAGGGCGAGGTGCACCTGTTCAACCCGGAGACGGTCTTCCTGCTCCAGCACGCCACCCGCTCCGGCCAGTACGACGTGTTCCGCCGCTACACCGAGAAGGTCGACGGCCTGGCCGCCGCGGCGGGTTCGCTGCGCGGGCTGTTCCGGTTCGCCGAGACGACGCCGATCCCGATCGAGGAGGTCGAGCCCGCGGCGGAGATCGTCAAGCGGTTCGCCACTGGCGCGATGTCGTACGGCTCGATCTCGGCCGAGGCGCACGAGACCCTGGCCATCGCGATGAACCGGATCGGCGGCAAGTCGAACACCGGCGAGGGCGGCGAGGACGTCGACCGGCTCTACGACCCGGCCCGGCGCTCGGCGGTCAAGCAGGTGGCCTCCGGCCGCTTCGGCGTGACCACCGAATACCTGGTGCACGCCGACGACATCCAGATCAAGATGGCGCAGGGCGCGAAGCCCGGCGAGGGCGGGCAGCTGCCCGGCAACAAGGTGTGGCCGTGGATCGCCAAGACCCGGCACGCCACGCCGGGCGTCGGCCTGATCTCGCCGCCGCCGCACCACGACATCTACTCGATCGAGGACCTGGCGCAGCTGGTGTTCGACGTCAAGTGCGTCAACCCGGGCGCGCGGGTGCACGTCAAGCTGGTCAGCGAGGTCGGCGTCGGCACGGTGGCGGCGGGTGTGGCCAAGCTGAAGGCCGACGTCATCCTGATCTCCGGCCACGACGGCGGCACCGGCGCGTCCCCGCTGAACTCGCTCAAGCACGCGGGCACCCCGTGGGAGCTGGGCCTGGCCGAGACGCAGCAGACGCTGCTGCTCAACGGGCTGCGCGACCGGGTCACCGTGCAGGTCGACGGCCAGCTCAAGACCGGCCGCGACGTGATCGTGGCGGCGCTGCTGGGTGCGGAGGAGTTCGGCTTCGCGACCGCGCCGCTGATCGTCGAGGGCTGCATCATGATGCGGGTCTGCCACCTGGACACCTGTCCGGTCGGCATCGCCACCCAGAACCCGGTGCTGCGCGAGCGGTTCACCGGCAAGCCGGAGTTCGTGGAGAACTTCTTCTGGTTCCTCGCCGAGCAGGTGCGCGAGCAGCTGGCGGCGCTGGGCCTGCGCAGCATCGACGAGGCCGTGGGCCGCGCCGACCTGCTCGACCTGGCCCCGGCCACCGAGCACTGGAAGGCGCACGGGCTGGACCTGTCGCCAGTGCTGACCGTGCCGAGCTCGCCCTACGGCGACGCGCCCCGCAAGGTGCGCGACCAGGACCACGGGCTGGAGAAGTCGCTGGACAACACGCTGCTGCGGCACGCCGAGCCGGCGCTGCTGAACGGCGCGCCGGTGCGCTTCGACGTGTCGGTGCGCAACGAGCACCGCAGCGTGGGCGCGATGCTGGGTGGTGAGGTCGTGCGGCGCGCGGGAGGGGCGGGCCTGCCCGACGGCACCATCGACGTGACCCTGCACGGCACGGCCGGGCAGTCGTTCGGCGCGTTCGTGCCGCGCGGCGTGACGCTGCGGCTGCTGGGCGACGCCAACGACTATGCGGGCAAGGGCCTGTCCGGCGGGCGGCTCATCGTGCGCCCGGACGCGCGCAGCCAGTTCGCCGCCGAGGACCAGATCATCGCCGGCAACACCCTGCTGTACGGCGCGACCTCCGGTGAGGTCTACCTGCGCGGCCGGGTCGGCCAGCGGTTCGCGGTGCGCAACTCCGGCGCGACCGCGGTGGTCGAGGGTGTGGGCGACCACGGCTGCGAGTACATGACCGGCGGCACCGTGGTGGTGCTCGGCCCGACCGGGCGCAACTTCGCCGCGGGCATGTCCGGCGGCGCGGCGTTCGTGCTCGACCTGGACCCGCTGCTGGTCAACCGGGAGCTGGTCGACCTCGGCCCGGTCGGCGAGGTCGAGGCGGAGGGCCTGCTGGAGATCGTCGAGCGGCACTTCCAGGAGACGGGGTCGGCGGTGGCGGAGAAGCTGCTGGCCGACTGGGCGGGCAGCGTGGAACGCTTCACCGCCGTGATCCCGCGCGACTACAAGCGCGTGATCGAAGCCATGCGGGCCGCCGAGGCTGCCGGCCGCGACATCGACGCCGCGGTCATGGAGGTGGCACGTGCCTGA